Proteins from a single region of Bradyrhizobium diazoefficiens:
- the pabB gene encoding aminodeoxychorismate synthase component I — MIDNPVHVRELQWIEPVTAMRRLAHRPQLTFLDSAATHELLGRYSYLSCDPFGTFMVADGQASWNGEALEGDPWEALRALLANYSQEHRSDLPPFQGGAAGFLAYDLNRTLEHLPTPVIPGQGLPQSLLHFYDVVVSYDHRNNKCWIVSTGWPEQDPIRRVERAHRRADDFASLLARAEMPRDASSGSVGPWHSNFCRDAYIAAVKGVIGLILAGDAFQANIAQRFSARVPTSFDPLTFYCRLRSSNPAPFGALLRYGKLTVASSSPERFLKLGGGRVETRPIKGTIARSADWKEDKRRAEVLVASEKDRAENIMIVDLLRNDLSRVCTAPSVEVPALCNLESYASVHHLVSVVTGELAGDQDAVTLLRACFPGGSITGAPKVRSMEIIAEIERVARELYCGAIGFIGFNGHMDTNIAIRTVTIDGDTAVFHAGSGITAMSDPEAEYEETLAKAKRIFDAFRAEPSGVF, encoded by the coding sequence GTGATTGACAACCCAGTGCACGTCCGCGAGCTGCAGTGGATCGAGCCCGTCACGGCGATGCGACGTTTGGCGCATCGACCGCAGCTGACGTTTCTCGATAGTGCGGCAACGCACGAATTGCTCGGCCGCTATTCATATCTAAGCTGCGACCCGTTCGGTACCTTTATGGTCGCGGACGGACAGGCGAGTTGGAACGGAGAGGCTCTTGAGGGCGACCCGTGGGAAGCTCTTCGTGCCCTTCTCGCCAACTATTCGCAAGAGCATCGCTCCGATCTCCCCCCGTTCCAGGGAGGCGCGGCCGGCTTCCTTGCTTACGATCTAAACAGGACGTTAGAGCACTTGCCGACGCCGGTAATTCCCGGCCAGGGCTTGCCCCAATCGCTCCTGCATTTCTATGACGTAGTCGTGAGCTACGACCACCGGAACAACAAATGCTGGATCGTTTCGACCGGATGGCCGGAGCAGGATCCTATACGTCGCGTAGAGCGTGCACACCGCCGAGCTGACGACTTTGCATCTCTCCTTGCCCGCGCAGAGATGCCGCGGGACGCATCCTCCGGCAGCGTGGGCCCATGGCATTCGAACTTCTGCCGCGATGCCTACATTGCGGCGGTCAAGGGCGTCATCGGCTTGATTCTGGCCGGAGACGCCTTCCAAGCCAACATTGCGCAGCGCTTCAGCGCCAGGGTGCCCACTTCCTTCGACCCCCTCACCTTCTACTGCCGGCTACGATCATCAAACCCCGCTCCCTTTGGAGCGCTCCTGCGCTATGGCAAGCTGACCGTCGCATCGAGCTCGCCGGAGCGTTTCCTCAAGCTTGGCGGAGGCCGGGTCGAAACGCGCCCCATCAAGGGCACGATCGCGCGTTCCGCTGATTGGAAGGAAGACAAACGCCGAGCTGAAGTCCTTGTTGCGTCTGAAAAGGACCGCGCCGAGAACATCATGATCGTCGATCTCCTGCGTAATGATCTGTCTCGCGTTTGCACTGCGCCTTCGGTCGAGGTTCCGGCATTGTGCAACCTCGAATCCTATGCCTCGGTGCACCACCTCGTGTCGGTCGTTACGGGTGAACTTGCAGGAGACCAGGACGCCGTCACCTTACTTCGCGCTTGCTTTCCCGGCGGCTCCATTACCGGAGCGCCAAAGGTGCGCTCGATGGAAATTATAGCGGAAATTGAGCGTGTGGCACGCGAGCTCTATTGCGGAGCGATCGGCTTCATCGGCTTTAACGGCCACATGGACACAAACATTGCGATTCGCACTGTAACGATCGACGGCGATACGGCTGTCTTTCATGCAGGCAGCGGCATTACGGCGATGTCGGACCCCGAGGCCGAATACGAGGAGACGCTCGCCAAGGCGAAGCGCATCTTCGATGCGTTTCGTGCTGAACCATCCGGTGTATTTTGA
- a CDS encoding Dabb family protein yields MIRHIVLFTAKDKARIDEMIEGLSILTTIPHARLLEVGRNRKADQFGNDIDVVVYGEFDNERELAAYKAHELYQESISRVRPLRELRFAADYTVSTDVRFASMAATGQLARRLEPTGGA; encoded by the coding sequence ATGATTCGTCACATCGTTTTGTTTACCGCCAAGGACAAGGCCCGGATCGACGAAATGATCGAAGGCCTGTCGATTCTCACCACAATCCCACATGCACGCCTGCTGGAGGTTGGTCGCAATCGCAAGGCCGACCAGTTCGGCAACGATATCGACGTTGTGGTCTACGGTGAGTTCGACAACGAGAGGGAACTCGCAGCCTACAAGGCTCATGAGCTATACCAGGAATCGATTAGCCGGGTGCGACCGCTCCGCGAGCTGCGGTTTGCCGCCGATTACACCGTATCAACGGATGTGCGCTTCGCCTCAATGGCAGCAACAGGTCAACTCGCTCGGCGCCTCGAGCCAACTGGCGGGGCCTAA
- a CDS encoding nuclear transport factor 2 family protein, whose protein sequence is MAEHSFWRFSRTLHRAINDRHLEDIEALLDEEVDWTIYGPIDMFPFLGTRYGKRAVLDVIREISDNVQIRRFERDTTMLGVDSAASMLRCSLTVRQSDKSISLRVAQFAQFKAGRLISMRVLVDTFDLVEQALGRQIHLPRMTN, encoded by the coding sequence ATGGCGGAGCATAGCTTCTGGCGCTTCTCGCGAACGTTGCATCGCGCGATCAACGACCGGCATCTTGAGGACATCGAGGCCCTCCTCGACGAGGAGGTCGACTGGACGATCTACGGTCCGATCGACATGTTTCCATTTCTCGGCACTCGGTACGGCAAGCGCGCCGTGCTCGACGTCATCCGGGAGATCTCTGACAATGTCCAGATTCGCCGTTTCGAACGCGACACCACCATGCTCGGCGTCGATTCCGCAGCCTCCATGCTGCGCTGTTCCCTGACGGTGCGCCAATCCGACAAGTCCATCTCGCTGCGCGTGGCGCAGTTCGCCCAGTTCAAGGCCGGCCGGCTCATCAGCATGCGTGTGCTCGTCGACACCTTTGATCTCGTCGAGCAGGCCCTCGGCCGGCAAATTCATCTCCCGAGAATGACAAACTGA